The DNA segment CGCGACCCACGTGCGCGATGCGACCACCTGGGAAGTGTCGGGCACCTTCGACGCCCCCCAAAGCGGACGCTACCGGGAACTGACCCTGCGCGCCCACTTCGCCCCCGTCGCTTGCACACCGCAGTTATCCAACGGCGGCCTGGTGGATTACGGCACCTTGCTGGCCAAGGACCTGAGCGCCACTGCAGAAACCCCGCTGCCCACCCGTACGTTGCAGTTTTCCGTGAATTGCGATGCCCCCGCACGCTTCGCCCTGGTGATGCACGACAACCGATTCGGCTCGGCCACCGGCGGCACCGATGAGACCGCCTACGGCCTGGGCGTGGATGCCAGTCACAACAAAATCGGTCGCTACTATCTGAACATCGACCCGGCGGACTTCAGCGCCGATAACCTGGGCACCCTCTATCGCACCGACTCCACCAGCAACGGCCAGGCCTGGAGCAGCGCCACCGCCCGGCAGATCCCGATCGCCGCCAATAGCCTGATGGGGTTTACCGACAGCATCGGCAGCACCCTGGGGCCGATTGCCGCTCAACACCTGGTCGGCACGGTGCGCATCAAGCCCTACCTGGCCCCCACCCAATCCATGGACCTGCGCAACGTGGTGCGTATCAACGGCTCCGGCACCCTGGAAATCATCTACCTCTGACCTCTGGAACCTTCTTTATGCACAAGCACTGCCTGGCTTTGCCCGCCCTGCTGTTACTGGTCTCGGCGCAACCTGCGCTGGCCGCCTCGACCGTGGACCTGAGCGTCAAAGGCCAGGTCACGCCGACAGCCTGTACCCCGCTGCTGTCCAGCGGCGGGATGATCGACTACGGCAAGATTTCCCAGCATGACCTGAACCTCGACAAGGGCACACGCCTGCCGATCAAGCAGTTGCAAGTCAGAATCGGCTGCAATGCCCCAGCGCGCTTTGCCCTGCGCATGCGCGACAATCGCAACGGTTCGGCCACGGTCAACAGCGAGATCTATTACGGGCTGGGGTTCGACAACAGTGGTAATCGCATCGGGCTGTATTCCATGACGTTTGATCCCAGAAAAACGCTGGTCGACAGTACTTCGCTGATCTACGGCACCGAGTCCACCACCGGCGGCCTGGCCTGGCGTACCGCCAACCTCAACACCATCGAGATTGGCGCCAACAGTTACCTGGGGTTCACCGAAACCAAAGACAGTGTCGCCGGACCGTCGGCGATTCAGGTTCTGATCAGCACGGTCAAAGTCGAAGCGGTGATCAATGCCCGACAGAACCTGGACCTGAGCACCGACACCCCGCTGGATGGCTCGGCAACCCTGGAAGTGCTGTATCTCTAGAGTTTCTCGCTGGTGACCTGCACATACTGCGCACGTCCTGCGCCCAGCCCGGCGACGATTGCACCCAGGCCGATTACCGCGAAAATCCAGCCAATGGCCGTCCAGCCGCCGGTCCAGTCATGCACCAGGCCGACCGCGAACGGGCCAAGGGACGCCAGGGTGTAGCCGATGCCCTGGGCCATGCTCGACAGGTTGGCGGCCACATGGGAATCGCGCGAGCGCAGCACGATCAAGGTCAGCGCCAGGCTGAACGTGCCACCCTGGCCCAGGCCCAACAGAATCGCCCAGCCCCACAGACCGTCCAACGGTGCATACAGGCACCCGAACAGGCCGCCGAGGGTCAGCAGCATTACCACCACAATGGCCAGGCGTTGATCCTTGCCACGGGTGGCCAGCCAGGGTGCGGCCAGGGAGCTGGCCAGTTGCACGATGATCGAGCCGGACAGGGCCAACCCGGCTTCAGTGGCACTCAGGCCACGGCCGATGAGGATCGACGGCAGCCAGCCGAACACGATATAAGCCAGGGACGATTGCAGGCCCATATACAACGTCACCTGCCAGGCCAGCGGGTCGCGCAGCAAGCCCTTGACCCGATACGCCACCTGGTGGGCGCCGTGTTTCTGCCCGACTTGCGGTAACCAGAACAGCGCCGCCAGCAGTGCCGGCAGCATCCAGAAGCCCAGGCCGATGTTCCAGCTGTCTGCGAAGTAATGACTCAACGGCACCGTGGCCCCTGCTGCCAACGCCGCGCCCAGGCACAGGGCCATGGTGTAGACCCCCGTCATGGCCCCGGCCTGCCTGGCGAAGTCACGCTTGACGATACCCGGCAACAACACCCCGATAATGCCAATACTGGCCCCGGCCAGCAGACTGCCGGCGAACAGCCCGACCTCACCGAACGAGCTGCGCAGAATGATCCCGGCGGCCAGGGTCAATAAAATCCCCAGCACCACACGCTCGGCGCCAAACCGTCGGGCGAGGATCGGCGCCATGGGCGCAAACAGGCCCAGGCACAGCACCGGCAAGGTGGTCAGCAGGCCGGCCTGGGCCGCCGACAACCCCAAGCTGGCGGACACTTCACTGAGCAGCGGTGCCATGCTCGACAACGCCGGGCGCAGGTTCAACGCCACCAGAATCAGGCCCAGTAATAACAGCCACGGACGATGCACCTGCGGCGGACTGTGCTGGACCACCTCGTCGTCGGCCTCGGCGTCGATCAGCAATTCTTCAAGGGCATTTTCTGGGCGGGGCATGGCGTTCTCGGGTTCAAGGTTCATTGATCAACTGCCGGGACAGGGCTTTGGCGTGCTCCGGGGCCTGCTGCTCCACGGCATTGAGCAGTTCGACATGCAGGTCGAACACTGCCTGGCGACGCGGCTTGATATTCAGGGTCTGGCGCAACTGGGCGCCGACGATGCTGGAAAAGTACTGGTACAGCTCACTCAAGGCCGGGTTGTGGGCCGCGTCCACCAGGCGCTTGTGGAACACCAGGTCGCACTGGATGTAGTGCTCCAGGTCGCCGTGGTAGTGCTCGCCACTGGCCCGCAGCGCTTGGTGCAGGCGTTGCAGATCCTCAGGGGTGCGGCGCAAGGCCGCCAGGCCGACGGCCTCGACCTCAAGAATCTGCCGCGTCTCCTGCGCCTGCTCCAGGGTGCACTGGGACATGGCATTCATCACCCCCAACGGATCGGTCATGGAACGCAGGTAGCTACCGTCTCCCTGGCGAACCTCGATCAGCCCGGAGAACGCCAGCACCCGCATGGCCTCGCGCACGGTATTGCGGCTGATGCCCAGCTCGGCCGACAGCTCCGGCTCGGTGGGCAGGCGCTCGCCAATCGCCCATTTGCCTTGGGTGATGCGCTGGCGCAGTTGGTCCAGGGCCTGGTCGACCAGGGAGCGTTTGATCAGAGGGGCGATGTCCGGCATGGGTTTTGTACTTTCGTCCAATCATAGGATGAATTTTCGTACAGCCTATTCGGAGTTGCCTACAGAAGCAACGCACCAGGGTTTTCAGGCGGGCAAAGGAAGCGAATTTTCAATCAGTAAAATTACCCTTCAAGGGTAACTATTGGCCTCAGGTGTCTTATGGAAAAGTACACACCTCATTACGATTCGGCGGTGATAAAGGCGGATGTCAGGCGGCTTGGAAGGAACGCAAAACCATCAGTGTCCAGGGCATGGAGCGTCGGGTCGACACTCTTTCAGGCTGGGGATGCAAAGCCTGTGGCGACGGCTTTTGGGACCCCGATACCGATAGTGCGGATCGCTATGCAGAAGCGGGTGATGAGTTGGTTCTCGCCGCGCGAAAAATGATCGGCGCCGAGATAAAACGCATCCGCCGAAAACGGCACCTTACACAAAAAGAAGCAGTGCAATTGCTGTCCGGGGGCGGCCACAACGCGTTCTCTCGGTACGAGCGCGGTGAGTTGATGGCACCCAAACCCTTGGTGCTGTTGATGCGGTTATTGGATCGTCACCCACATTTGCTGACAGACGCAAAAGCTCTCGCCGAGGGTGCTGATTTGTTCGGTGCCTTCACCTCTACCGTGAACAGCGACACTGAAGTACTCAACGCTTCCTAGCCGCAAAAAAAACCCGGCGCCAGGCCGGGTTGGTCTCAAACATCCATCAATGCAAAATCTGACTCAAGAACAACTTGGTCCGCTCATTCTGCGGGTTGTCGAAGAAGTCATTGGGCGCCGCCTGTTCCACGATCTCGCCCTTGTCCATAAAGATCACGCGGTTGGCCACGGTGCGCGCAAAGCCCATTTCGTGGGTC comes from the Pseudomonas shahriarae genome and includes:
- a CDS encoding CynX/NimT family MFS transporter codes for the protein MNLEPENAMPRPENALEELLIDAEADDEVVQHSPPQVHRPWLLLLGLILVALNLRPALSSMAPLLSEVSASLGLSAAQAGLLTTLPVLCLGLFAPMAPILARRFGAERVVLGILLTLAAGIILRSSFGEVGLFAGSLLAGASIGIIGVLLPGIVKRDFARQAGAMTGVYTMALCLGAALAAGATVPLSHYFADSWNIGLGFWMLPALLAALFWLPQVGQKHGAHQVAYRVKGLLRDPLAWQVTLYMGLQSSLAYIVFGWLPSILIGRGLSATEAGLALSGSIIVQLASSLAAPWLATRGKDQRLAIVVVMLLTLGGLFGCLYAPLDGLWGWAILLGLGQGGTFSLALTLIVLRSRDSHVAANLSSMAQGIGYTLASLGPFAVGLVHDWTGGWTAIGWIFAVIGLGAIVAGLGAGRAQYVQVTSEKL
- a CDS encoding DUF1120 domain-containing protein, with the translated sequence MRLFRAPKRLMAVVLTVGLAGNALADDECQLTLSESLLDLGLMSRLAQNDSAPQRLLGERRLSLNLSCPQPADMSVFYRALAANAQYLQFTEHGHYALQVSDGVLDGQAVELGLLPGAGQPPATVATALNWRPGHGVVPMVRGTPVQGQHFSLQVSLSAWADVAATHVRDATTWEVSGTFDAPQSGRYRELTLRAHFAPVACTPQLSNGGLVDYGTLLAKDLSATAETPLPTRTLQFSVNCDAPARFALVMHDNRFGSATGGTDETAYGLGVDASHNKIGRYYLNIDPADFSADNLGTLYRTDSTSNGQAWSSATARQIPIAANSLMGFTDSIGSTLGPIAAQHLVGTVRIKPYLAPTQSMDLRNVVRINGSGTLEIIYL
- a CDS encoding FadR/GntR family transcriptional regulator, giving the protein MPDIAPLIKRSLVDQALDQLRQRITQGKWAIGERLPTEPELSAELGISRNTVREAMRVLAFSGLIEVRQGDGSYLRSMTDPLGVMNAMSQCTLEQAQETRQILEVEAVGLAALRRTPEDLQRLHQALRASGEHYHGDLEHYIQCDLVFHKRLVDAAHNPALSELYQYFSSIVGAQLRQTLNIKPRRQAVFDLHVELLNAVEQQAPEHAKALSRQLINEP
- a CDS encoding type II toxin-antitoxin system MqsA family antitoxin, coding for MSYGKVHTSLRFGGDKGGCQAAWKERKTISVQGMERRVDTLSGWGCKACGDGFWDPDTDSADRYAEAGDELVLAARKMIGAEIKRIRRKRHLTQKEAVQLLSGGGHNAFSRYERGELMAPKPLVLLMRLLDRHPHLLTDAKALAEGADLFGAFTSTVNSDTEVLNAS
- a CDS encoding DUF1120 domain-containing protein: MHKHCLALPALLLLVSAQPALAASTVDLSVKGQVTPTACTPLLSSGGMIDYGKISQHDLNLDKGTRLPIKQLQVRIGCNAPARFALRMRDNRNGSATVNSEIYYGLGFDNSGNRIGLYSMTFDPRKTLVDSTSLIYGTESTTGGLAWRTANLNTIEIGANSYLGFTETKDSVAGPSAIQVLISTVKVEAVINARQNLDLSTDTPLDGSATLEVLYL